One part of the Salinivirga cyanobacteriivorans genome encodes these proteins:
- a CDS encoding LytR/AlgR family response regulator transcription factor: MKTGVLIIDDELNALETIESIIEFNSSEFEILAKTTNPYEAIGLISHYKPDIVFLDIEMPGLSGFELLNKLSEISFEVIFTTAYEQYAIQAIKNNALDYILKPVSVSEVNHALEKVSEKLALKNKPTDYQRLIDDINTAREGKIRITTQSGFDLISLKNIIYLKANGVYTNIKMSNGEEHLVTKPLQEMLEKLDDKRFCRTHRSFIVNLKQVLRYDSDKNNIILSDASAVPLARRRKGKFLELIEQIC, translated from the coding sequence ATGAAAACTGGCGTTCTGATAATTGATGACGAGCTAAATGCTCTCGAAACAATCGAAAGTATTATTGAGTTTAACAGTTCAGAATTTGAAATACTGGCTAAAACAACGAATCCTTACGAAGCCATTGGTTTAATTTCACATTATAAACCTGATATTGTATTTCTTGATATTGAGATGCCCGGCTTATCTGGATTTGAACTTTTAAATAAATTATCTGAAATTAGTTTTGAAGTGATTTTTACAACTGCATATGAACAGTACGCTATACAGGCAATTAAGAATAATGCACTGGATTATATTTTAAAGCCAGTATCTGTATCTGAGGTAAATCACGCGCTTGAAAAGGTATCTGAAAAACTGGCATTGAAAAACAAACCCACTGACTATCAGCGTTTAATAGACGATATTAATACTGCCCGTGAGGGTAAAATCAGGATTACCACACAATCGGGTTTTGACCTTATTAGCTTAAAAAATATAATTTATTTGAAAGCAAATGGAGTTTACACCAATATTAAAATGTCCAATGGAGAAGAACATCTAGTAACCAAACCTCTTCAGGAAATGCTGGAAAAACTTGATGACAAAAGGTTTTGTCGTACACATCGTTCATTTATTGTCAATCTTAAACAAGTATTAAGATATGATTCAGACAAAAACAATATCATTCTGTCAGATGCCTCGGCCGTCCCTTTGGCCAGAAGAAGAAAAGGAAAGTTTCTCGAATTAATTGAACAAATTTGTTAA